One Bradyrhizobium zhanjiangense DNA segment encodes these proteins:
- a CDS encoding SDR family NAD(P)-dependent oxidoreductase → MKSQELFDVAGLSVAITGGAKGLGRAFAEAMVDNGARVTLFDRDRETLSRTVFELSTRGDVDGSAVDVTDRAEIASAVNQMVEKRGRLDVVFANAGIDAGPGFLSMSGERDPKGAIEAIPDALWDRVIDTNLTSMFATIKAAVPHMKRQNGGRIILTASIAGVRPGAIVGMPYQISKAGVAHLAKQSALELARYNILVNAILPGPFLTELTTPELQKRFEAGSPMHRVGRPEEIQGLALFLASAASSYITGTHIVIDGGSLLGRAD, encoded by the coding sequence ATGAAGTCGCAGGAGCTCTTCGACGTTGCGGGGCTGTCCGTGGCGATCACCGGTGGGGCCAAGGGCCTTGGCCGCGCGTTCGCCGAAGCCATGGTGGACAACGGTGCGCGCGTCACGCTGTTCGATCGTGATCGGGAAACGCTGAGCCGAACGGTTTTCGAGTTGAGCACGCGGGGCGATGTCGACGGCAGCGCGGTCGACGTCACCGATCGCGCCGAGATCGCATCGGCCGTCAACCAAATGGTCGAGAAGCGCGGCCGGCTGGATGTGGTCTTCGCCAATGCCGGTATCGATGCGGGCCCTGGCTTCCTTTCGATGTCCGGCGAACGCGACCCGAAGGGCGCGATCGAAGCGATTCCCGACGCTCTCTGGGACAGGGTCATCGACACCAATCTGACGTCGATGTTCGCCACGATCAAGGCGGCTGTGCCTCACATGAAGCGGCAGAATGGCGGGCGCATCATTCTGACGGCCTCGATCGCGGGCGTTCGGCCGGGAGCCATCGTCGGCATGCCCTATCAAATCTCGAAGGCGGGCGTCGCGCACCTCGCCAAGCAATCGGCGCTCGAGCTGGCGCGATACAACATTCTCGTCAATGCGATCCTGCCGGGCCCGTTCCTGACCGAGCTCACGACGCCGGAGCTGCAGAAACGTTTCGAGGCGGGAAGCCCCATGCATCGCGTGGGCCGACCCGAGGAGATCCAGGGACTTGCGCTGTTCCTGGCGTCTGCGGCATCGAGCTACATCACCGGCACGCACATCGTGATCGACGGCGGCTCGCTGCTCGGCCGCGCCGATTGA
- a CDS encoding NADPH-dependent FMN reductase, translating into MKDWSPLVVGIGGTLRDGSTSERALRLALTEAARLGARTQIFAGQSLNLPHYDAIERTERATSLVEALRTADGVIIATPSYHGSISGLIKNALDYTEDLRADARSYLAGRAVGAIVCAGGAQAMGATLGTLRTIVHALRGWPTPFSAVINTAQRPFSADGACSDPIIAQQLAFVAEQVVEFAKMRRLYESRRNGLARQEISEAAPAQCA; encoded by the coding sequence ATGAAGGACTGGTCTCCGCTCGTCGTCGGGATCGGCGGCACGTTGCGCGACGGATCAACCTCGGAGAGGGCGCTCCGCCTGGCGTTGACGGAAGCCGCGCGGCTCGGTGCAAGAACACAGATCTTCGCGGGCCAATCGTTGAACCTGCCTCACTACGACGCCATTGAACGTACGGAGCGTGCGACGTCGTTGGTCGAAGCACTGCGCACCGCAGACGGCGTCATCATAGCCACCCCAAGCTATCATGGCTCGATCTCCGGGCTGATCAAGAACGCACTAGACTACACCGAGGATCTCCGCGCCGATGCGCGCAGCTATCTCGCCGGACGCGCTGTCGGCGCCATCGTATGCGCGGGCGGAGCCCAAGCCATGGGAGCGACGCTGGGAACTCTGCGGACCATCGTTCACGCGCTGCGCGGTTGGCCGACTCCATTTTCAGCGGTGATCAACACCGCGCAGAGGCCATTTTCCGCAGATGGTGCGTGCAGTGATCCGATTATAGCGCAACAGCTTGCATTCGTGGCCGAGCAGGTCGTCGAGTTCGCGAAAATGCGGCGGCTGTACGAGAGCCGGCGCAATGGGCTGGCGCGTCAAGAAATATCAGAAGCCGCGCCGGCGCAGTGCGCATAG
- a CDS encoding helix-turn-helix transcriptional regulator, whose product MQKRSDPPSPAAAQNEHTVRSFDGGEVHSVLQQFAVKREASSAGLGWSTMFASIQREEPFRGRFEANANALLVTAATGPVDVTYRIDGRVVSRHLQEKGIFFLPPLRDCEVTLNTPLDSIHVYLRPELFSGSEGQAQNSDFGLSPLLGEPEPLTSNLLAVVEEMVREGDTSCSLLADSIAHAIANRFVVLNGREREAPCAVERGLSTRSVRSIRDFVEANIADCIKLSDLAAICGVSPEYFIRLFKSSLGVSPHRYVVGVRIHHAKLLLTDPDIGLADVARQCGFAHQQHFTNTFRRMTGLSPGAYRRAMN is encoded by the coding sequence ATGCAGAAACGCTCCGATCCACCATCGCCAGCCGCAGCGCAAAATGAGCATACCGTGCGGTCTTTCGACGGAGGCGAGGTCCATTCCGTGCTGCAACAGTTCGCCGTGAAACGCGAGGCATCCAGTGCGGGGCTCGGCTGGTCGACTATGTTCGCATCGATTCAGCGGGAAGAGCCGTTCAGGGGCCGCTTCGAGGCCAATGCCAACGCCCTGCTGGTGACTGCAGCTACTGGACCAGTCGATGTGACCTATCGGATCGATGGGCGTGTTGTGTCCAGGCACTTGCAGGAGAAGGGGATCTTTTTCCTACCGCCCCTCCGCGACTGCGAGGTGACGCTCAATACGCCGCTGGATTCGATCCATGTGTACCTGCGTCCTGAACTGTTTTCTGGCTCTGAGGGTCAAGCGCAGAACTCCGATTTTGGCCTCTCGCCTTTGTTGGGTGAGCCGGAGCCCCTAACCAGCAATCTCCTGGCAGTAGTGGAAGAAATGGTGCGTGAGGGTGATACCTCGTGTTCCCTCCTGGCCGATTCAATTGCGCATGCGATAGCCAATCGATTTGTCGTGCTCAATGGACGGGAGCGGGAAGCGCCGTGTGCTGTTGAGCGCGGACTGAGTACGCGTAGCGTGCGCTCAATTCGTGATTTCGTCGAAGCCAATATCGCGGATTGCATCAAGTTGAGCGATTTAGCTGCGATCTGCGGCGTAAGCCCCGAATATTTCATACGCCTGTTCAAGTCTTCACTGGGCGTGTCTCCCCACCGCTACGTTGTGGGAGTGCGAATTCATCATGCGAAATTGCTCCTGACCGATCCAGACATTGGACTCGCGGATGTCGCGAGGCAATGCGGGTTTGCGCACCAGCAGCATTTCACGAACACGTTCCGTCGGATGACGGGCTTGTCGCCAGGTGCCTATCGACGGGCAATGAACTAA
- a CDS encoding thiamine pyrophosphate-binding protein yields the protein MTMMSAGQAVVDVLKAEGVKFVFGMPGGHTIGIYDALYGQQQISHILVRHEQHAASMAAGYAQLTGEPGVCCVTAGPGATNLVTSVAEAFVGALPMVIIAGRGATRNAHRGASQEIDQVRIFAAITKWGIRVDRPDLIVESLRQAFTIARSGKPGPVLVDIPQDVLAAQIDLAEYRPVGKPAAVRGDNERIKAAAAALLAAQRPLIVAGGGAIAAGAWAEVRQLAEALGSPVITTLAGRGILPDDHPLAAGGIGHHRQDVTKYLLPNADVVIGVGARFEQQETNWKPDYLPAPSATYIQIDIDPNEIGRSVVAAIGITGDARLVLQDLIAEIEPAKSNPEVKTKGWLDELSRRRVQLETEIEVMAGSDMQPIHPIRIFNRIRRAFPRDATVAIDVGVLAQGMGGAYPYFKIYEPRATIVPSSFYGMGFSASAFPVARLVYPDRPAVCFVGDGSFQMVMNILPVAAELKLGVTWCIFNDRALGSIRDIQVQAFNQRFIATDFMLDLDYAGLARASGCHGERITDPNGIEGALQRAMTANAEGTPAVLDFVVAKERLKGSTEFFAR from the coding sequence ATGACGATGATGAGTGCCGGCCAGGCGGTCGTGGATGTCCTCAAGGCCGAGGGAGTCAAGTTCGTGTTCGGCATGCCCGGTGGTCATACCATCGGCATCTATGACGCGCTCTACGGCCAGCAGCAGATATCCCATATCCTCGTGCGCCACGAGCAGCATGCCGCGAGCATGGCTGCCGGATACGCGCAGCTCACGGGCGAGCCGGGGGTGTGCTGCGTCACCGCCGGGCCGGGTGCGACGAACCTTGTGACAAGCGTGGCCGAGGCGTTCGTCGGTGCGCTGCCAATGGTCATCATCGCCGGTCGTGGCGCGACCCGCAACGCGCACCGGGGCGCGAGCCAGGAGATTGATCAGGTCAGGATCTTCGCCGCTATCACGAAGTGGGGCATTCGGGTCGATCGGCCGGATCTCATCGTCGAAAGCCTCCGTCAGGCATTCACGATCGCGCGTTCCGGAAAGCCGGGGCCGGTGCTGGTCGATATCCCGCAGGACGTTCTCGCCGCGCAGATCGATCTTGCTGAGTATCGCCCCGTCGGCAAGCCTGCCGCCGTCAGAGGCGACAACGAGCGCATCAAGGCCGCGGCCGCCGCCCTGCTTGCCGCGCAGAGGCCGCTGATCGTTGCCGGAGGCGGCGCGATCGCGGCTGGTGCCTGGGCGGAAGTTCGACAGCTTGCCGAAGCGCTCGGAAGCCCCGTGATCACCACGCTGGCCGGTCGTGGCATTCTTCCGGACGACCATCCGTTAGCCGCCGGCGGCATCGGCCATCACCGTCAGGATGTGACCAAATACCTGCTTCCGAACGCGGACGTCGTCATCGGCGTTGGCGCGCGCTTTGAGCAGCAGGAGACCAACTGGAAGCCGGACTATCTGCCGGCGCCATCCGCCACATACATCCAGATCGACATCGACCCGAATGAGATCGGCCGCTCGGTGGTCGCCGCAATCGGCATCACGGGCGACGCCCGGCTGGTGCTGCAGGACCTGATCGCTGAGATCGAGCCCGCCAAGTCCAACCCGGAAGTGAAGACGAAAGGTTGGCTCGATGAGTTGTCGCGACGTCGCGTGCAACTTGAGACTGAAATCGAAGTAATGGCCGGCTCCGATATGCAGCCGATCCATCCGATCCGGATTTTCAACAGGATCCGGCGGGCGTTCCCGCGCGACGCCACGGTTGCGATCGACGTCGGCGTCCTCGCGCAGGGCATGGGCGGAGCCTATCCCTATTTCAAGATCTACGAACCGCGAGCAACAATCGTGCCCTCGAGCTTCTACGGCATGGGTTTCTCGGCCTCGGCGTTCCCTGTAGCGCGCTTGGTCTATCCGGACCGGCCGGCGGTTTGCTTCGTTGGCGACGGTTCGTTCCAGATGGTGATGAACATCCTGCCGGTCGCCGCCGAGCTGAAGCTCGGCGTCACCTGGTGCATCTTCAACGATCGCGCACTGGGCTCGATCCGCGACATCCAAGTTCAGGCTTTCAACCAGCGCTTCATCGCCACCGATTTCATGCTCGATCTCGACTATGCCGGCCTCGCCAGGGCGTCGGGCTGTCATGGCGAGCGCATCACCGATCCGAACGGCATCGAAGGGGCCTTGCAGCGCGCAATGACGGCCAACGCTGAGGGCACGCCGGCCGTTCTCGATTTCGTCGTCGCCAAGGAGCGGCTCAAGGGCAGTACGGAGTTCTTTGCACGATGA
- a CDS encoding FAD-dependent oxidoreductase yields the protein MSVEERVAIVGAGPVGLLSALGLAQAGIPVIVIERESEIVASPRAIVYHWSVLDGLDRLGLLEEALDVGFAKQDYTYLDFATGEKINYSLDVLEGRTPFPFNLHLGQNRLAEIALRRLQQFPHAEVRWGVTMRDLMQDGSGVTLSVDGPEGPSELRAGWVIGADGATSNVRRALQLEFEGITWPKRFIAANVRHDFSKHGYARTTFLIHPTHGAIIVKLDTDDLWRCTYSEPLDLPEESIAERMTAYFDVILPGARDIEVVAFSPYRMHQRAAERFRVGRVLLAGDAAHATNPSGAYGLTSGLFDVFALYEALAAVVRGDVDGAILDRYAEERRRIFLEVVSPAAVDNKRIIFDTIDPEQHEANLIRLRRLTDKEVLLDRLMLTVRMRSEEPALRELRSV from the coding sequence ATGTCCGTTGAAGAAAGAGTCGCCATCGTGGGGGCCGGCCCGGTTGGCTTGCTAAGCGCTCTCGGGCTTGCCCAGGCGGGTATCCCGGTTATCGTCATCGAGCGCGAATCGGAAATCGTCGCCTCCCCGCGCGCGATAGTTTATCACTGGTCTGTACTTGACGGCCTCGACCGACTTGGCTTGCTTGAAGAGGCGCTAGACGTCGGGTTCGCCAAACAGGACTATACCTACTTGGATTTCGCGACCGGCGAGAAAATCAACTACAGCCTGGACGTTCTCGAAGGACGGACACCTTTCCCTTTCAATCTCCATCTCGGCCAAAACCGACTTGCCGAAATTGCGTTGCGCCGACTCCAGCAGTTTCCGCATGCCGAGGTTCGCTGGGGTGTGACGATGCGCGATTTGATGCAAGATGGCAGCGGGGTCACTCTCTCAGTTGACGGTCCTGAGGGCCCTTCCGAACTCCGCGCCGGATGGGTTATCGGCGCCGACGGCGCGACGAGCAACGTTCGAAGGGCCTTGCAACTGGAGTTCGAGGGTATCACATGGCCCAAACGGTTCATCGCGGCCAACGTCCGGCACGATTTTTCGAAGCACGGCTACGCGCGCACCACCTTTCTGATTCACCCGACCCATGGCGCAATCATCGTAAAGCTGGATACAGACGATCTGTGGCGCTGCACCTACAGCGAGCCGCTCGATCTACCCGAGGAAAGCATCGCCGAGCGTATGACCGCCTACTTCGACGTCATCCTTCCGGGAGCGCGCGACATCGAAGTCGTTGCCTTTTCGCCTTATCGCATGCATCAGCGGGCAGCCGAGCGGTTCCGTGTTGGCAGAGTGCTGCTGGCCGGCGACGCAGCGCATGCAACGAATCCCAGCGGCGCCTACGGGCTCACATCGGGATTGTTCGACGTATTTGCGCTCTACGAGGCGCTGGCTGCTGTCGTTCGCGGCGATGTCGATGGCGCGATCCTCGATCGCTACGCCGAGGAGCGCCGCCGCATCTTCCTCGAGGTCGTCTCGCCTGCGGCGGTCGACAACAAGCGGATCATCTTCGACACGATAGACCCGGAGCAGCACGAGGCCAATCTCATCCGTTTGCGCCGTCTGACAGATAAGGAGGTGCTGCTCGACCGGCTCATGCTGACGGTGCGAATGCGCAGCGAGGAGCCTGCGCTGCGAGAGCTCAGAAGCGTCTGA
- a CDS encoding ABC transporter substrate-binding protein, producing MRVARGLLLGSALFCANAAYADEAPIKIGVMNDMSSVYAVAGGRETVEAVRMAIEDTGPVLGKKVELVFADHQNKPDVGSTIARRWYDVDGVDAIVDVPNSAVAFAVQSLAKDKKKISLFVGALSSDVTGPKCDAYTTQWAVDTYSLANVMGTAVLKRGGNRWFFLGADYVFGRALVRDTSAVIEANGGKVLGAVYAPLNTADFSSFLLQAQPTNPNVIGLANSSDDTVNSIKQAVEFGLTSNGATFAAYVLFLEHVQSITLKAAQGLLLANPFYWDLNDETRAWSKRFEEKIGHPPDWDPAMAYSAVFHYLKAVKAAGTRDADAVAAKMREIPVNDFATKDGKVRLDGRVMRNLYLLQVKKPAESKSKWDIYNVVTTVPGEQAFRPLDQGGCPLVNAASGKQ from the coding sequence ATGAGGGTTGCACGTGGTTTGTTGCTGGGCTCGGCGCTATTTTGCGCGAACGCCGCGTATGCGGACGAGGCCCCCATAAAGATCGGCGTCATGAACGACATGTCCTCGGTCTACGCCGTTGCCGGCGGGCGCGAGACCGTCGAGGCGGTGCGGATGGCCATCGAAGACACGGGCCCGGTGCTCGGCAAGAAGGTCGAGCTTGTCTTCGCCGACCATCAGAACAAGCCTGACGTGGGATCGACCATCGCGCGGCGGTGGTACGACGTGGACGGAGTGGACGCGATAGTCGACGTGCCGAATTCGGCGGTGGCCTTCGCGGTGCAATCCTTGGCCAAGGACAAGAAGAAGATCTCGCTCTTCGTCGGTGCGCTGAGCTCGGACGTCACTGGCCCGAAGTGCGACGCCTATACGACGCAATGGGCCGTCGACACTTATTCGCTCGCGAATGTGATGGGTACGGCAGTGCTCAAGCGAGGCGGCAATCGCTGGTTCTTTCTTGGCGCCGACTACGTCTTCGGTCGAGCGCTCGTCCGCGATACCAGCGCAGTGATCGAGGCGAATGGCGGCAAAGTGCTGGGCGCGGTCTATGCGCCGCTGAACACGGCGGACTTCTCGTCGTTCTTGCTGCAGGCGCAGCCGACCAATCCGAATGTGATCGGGCTTGCGAATTCATCCGACGACACGGTGAATTCGATCAAGCAGGCCGTTGAGTTCGGTCTCACGTCCAATGGCGCCACCTTCGCGGCCTATGTGCTGTTTCTCGAGCATGTCCAAAGCATCACGTTGAAGGCGGCGCAGGGCCTGCTCCTGGCAAATCCGTTCTACTGGGATCTCAATGACGAAACGCGCGCTTGGTCGAAGCGGTTCGAGGAGAAGATCGGCCACCCGCCGGACTGGGATCCGGCCATGGCATACAGCGCCGTCTTCCATTACCTCAAGGCGGTGAAGGCTGCCGGCACGCGCGACGCCGACGCGGTTGCGGCGAAGATGCGCGAGATTCCCGTCAACGACTTCGCGACCAAGGATGGCAAGGTGCGCCTCGATGGACGGGTGATGCGCAACCTCTACCTGTTACAGGTTAAGAAGCCCGCTGAATCCAAGAGCAAATGGGACATTTACAACGTGGTCACCACGGTGCCGGGAGAGCAGGCGTTTCGTCCGCTTGATCAAGGAGGCTGTCCTTTGGTGAACGCGGCCTCAGGCAAGCAATAA
- a CDS encoding SDR family NAD(P)-dependent oxidoreductase, with protein MKANALFDLTGHVVVVTGAASGIGLATSQVVAANGARVVMIDVDGDRLVGAANSVRPAGAGVDTVEVDVRQGGQVAAAIDDCVAKYGRLDCVFANAGISGGPGFGKPDGVLETASLELWNNSLRVNLDGAFHTMQAAAKHMKPRRSGSIVVTSSVAALRASAAPSYGYHAAKAGIAQVVRVAALELGPHNVRVNAIAPGPFKTNIGNGRMHTAEGAGLFASTVPLGRLAELDEIKGLALLLASPASSYMTGAIIPVDGGTQA; from the coding sequence ATGAAGGCAAATGCACTGTTCGATCTGACCGGCCATGTGGTTGTGGTCACGGGGGCTGCGTCGGGGATCGGTCTGGCGACGTCCCAGGTTGTCGCGGCCAACGGGGCCCGCGTCGTCATGATCGACGTCGACGGAGATCGGCTTGTCGGGGCCGCAAACAGCGTGCGGCCTGCGGGCGCGGGCGTCGACACGGTTGAGGTCGATGTGCGCCAGGGCGGGCAGGTCGCAGCCGCCATCGACGATTGTGTCGCGAAGTACGGCAGGCTGGACTGTGTGTTCGCGAACGCCGGCATCAGCGGCGGACCCGGCTTCGGCAAGCCGGACGGCGTGCTCGAAACGGCTTCCCTTGAGCTCTGGAACAACTCCCTGCGCGTCAATCTCGATGGCGCATTTCACACCATGCAAGCCGCGGCGAAGCACATGAAGCCGCGGCGAAGCGGATCGATCGTGGTGACGTCGTCCGTCGCCGCGCTTCGCGCCTCCGCAGCGCCGAGCTACGGCTACCACGCCGCTAAGGCCGGCATTGCGCAGGTCGTGCGTGTGGCGGCGCTCGAACTTGGACCACACAATGTGCGAGTGAATGCGATCGCGCCGGGACCGTTCAAGACCAACATCGGCAACGGCCGGATGCACACGGCGGAAGGGGCGGGCTTGTTCGCGAGCACGGTGCCGCTCGGGCGGCTCGCTGAGCTCGACGAAATCAAGGGTCTCGCGCTGCTCCTCGCTTCGCCGGCCTCGAGTTACATGACGGGGGCAATCATCCCGGTCGATGGCGGAACTCAGGCCTGA
- a CDS encoding helix-turn-helix domain-containing protein gives MEAKREFRGSDTHGVLQRFGADIHASSEGYGWSSIYASIQRENPFEGRFEAIADDLIVLHRSGPVQTTFASGGHVASRCIPKGSIFFLPAGHACEVRLHGALDTLHIYLRANLIPVHAVTPLLVERDVVLQHLARAVEQALCENVSNSHLFIDPIARALANRISTISRSSEPWLVQTAGLPEYQFRRLQDFIEANLEGEISLAAMASACGIGTKSFVRAFAATTGKSPYQYVIAARVERAKRLIEQNQEGLAEIALRCGFSHQEHLTRAFRRLTGQTPGRYRRSVN, from the coding sequence ATGGAAGCCAAGCGCGAGTTTAGAGGCTCTGATACCCACGGCGTTCTGCAACGGTTTGGGGCCGACATTCATGCCTCAAGTGAGGGATATGGGTGGTCTTCGATTTACGCATCGATCCAAAGGGAAAATCCCTTCGAGGGCCGGTTCGAAGCGATCGCTGACGACCTCATTGTGTTGCACCGCAGCGGCCCCGTGCAGACGACCTTTGCATCCGGCGGGCACGTCGCTTCACGTTGCATTCCAAAAGGAAGCATCTTTTTTTTACCGGCAGGTCATGCGTGCGAGGTGAGATTGCACGGGGCGCTGGATACTCTCCATATTTATCTCCGCGCAAACTTAATTCCTGTCCACGCTGTTACACCGCTGCTGGTTGAACGGGACGTGGTTCTACAGCATTTGGCGCGCGCGGTTGAGCAGGCGCTTTGCGAGAACGTCTCGAATTCACATCTCTTCATCGATCCGATAGCGCGGGCACTTGCGAACAGGATCTCCACGATCAGCAGAAGTAGCGAACCGTGGCTAGTTCAGACCGCTGGGCTGCCTGAATACCAATTTCGGCGCCTTCAGGATTTCATAGAAGCCAATCTCGAGGGTGAGATCTCCCTTGCTGCGATGGCCAGCGCGTGCGGCATCGGCACAAAGTCTTTCGTTCGGGCTTTTGCAGCAACGACGGGCAAGTCACCATACCAATATGTGATCGCGGCACGTGTCGAACGGGCCAAGCGCTTGATCGAGCAAAACCAGGAAGGCCTCGCTGAGATAGCGCTACGGTGTGGCTTCTCCCATCAGGAACACTTGACGCGTGCCTTCCGCAGGCTGACGGGTCAAACGCCCGGTCGCTACCGCCGCAGCGTCAACTGA
- a CDS encoding GntR family transcriptional regulator, translating to MISKRGDKTNFENSIRAVERETLNDRVYRELRTMIMSGGFVPGAEMKLRTLAQSLHVSLMPVRDAIGRLVVERALKMLPNHRVIVPEITIDEFLEIRRVRILLEGEAAALACAHIGTGGIAELRRLHEKIKSLGTNKQRQFWALNQEFHFTIYEAAKSPLLLSMIESLWLQIGPVFNQIPINLTSEGARGHHRIITALSSGDPKAARAALTEDLMKGGDRVIATLIRDKQPAG from the coding sequence TTGATATCCAAGAGGGGCGATAAGACCAATTTCGAGAACTCGATACGCGCGGTCGAGCGGGAGACGCTGAATGACCGGGTCTACCGCGAGCTACGGACGATGATCATGTCGGGCGGCTTCGTTCCTGGAGCCGAGATGAAGCTTCGGACCTTGGCGCAAAGCCTGCACGTCAGCCTCATGCCGGTTCGCGATGCCATCGGCCGCTTGGTGGTCGAGCGCGCGCTGAAGATGCTGCCCAATCACAGGGTGATCGTGCCCGAAATAACGATCGACGAATTCCTGGAGATCCGCCGCGTGCGCATTCTCTTGGAAGGCGAGGCAGCCGCGCTCGCCTGCGCGCACATCGGCACCGGTGGCATTGCCGAGCTCAGGCGACTCCATGAGAAGATCAAGTCGCTGGGCACGAACAAGCAGCGGCAGTTTTGGGCGCTTAATCAGGAATTCCACTTCACCATCTATGAAGCGGCCAAGAGCCCGTTGTTGCTCTCGATGATCGAGTCGCTCTGGCTTCAAATCGGTCCTGTATTCAACCAAATCCCGATCAATCTCACATCGGAAGGTGCCCGAGGGCATCACCGCATCATCACGGCCCTGAGCTCCGGCGATCCCAAAGCGGCGCGGGCCGCGCTCACCGAGGATCTCATGAAGGGTGGAGATCGCGTCATCGCTACCCTCATTCGGGACAAGCAGCCCGCGGGCTGA
- a CDS encoding LysR family transcriptional regulator has product MALSIEQLTTFTTIVKAGSLGRAAALLNMTQPALSRAIKRLEQQLGAELFERHSKGMQLTDIGRAFLPHATSLHVEATQALEEIQALRGAAKGTVRVGAVASIASSILPPAIERTLTKWPGLHFEVFEGVWDLLAASLSKHEIDLALGAEAPDTDEIVAIRDCCWEDTSHVIVSSAHPLRRRRKLTLADTLHEKWTIPPPGTGPHQHLESVFAEQGLGMPDVIVRTRSITVLKSLVVDSGFLSWMAEPMFEPERRAGLIAPLSIAGVDGRRRLVAFRRRRGLLAVPAVKLLDELRRLTSAGSRKR; this is encoded by the coding sequence ATGGCCCTGAGCATCGAACAGCTGACGACCTTCACCACGATCGTCAAGGCGGGGAGCCTTGGCAGGGCGGCTGCCCTGTTGAACATGACACAGCCCGCGCTGAGCCGGGCGATCAAGCGCCTGGAGCAGCAACTCGGCGCCGAACTGTTCGAGCGCCACTCCAAGGGCATGCAATTGACCGATATTGGAAGGGCATTCTTGCCGCATGCGACTTCGCTGCATGTCGAGGCCACGCAGGCGCTCGAGGAAATTCAGGCGTTACGTGGCGCGGCGAAGGGGACCGTGCGGGTCGGCGCGGTGGCGAGCATCGCGAGTTCGATCCTGCCGCCCGCGATCGAGCGTACCTTGACCAAATGGCCCGGTCTTCATTTCGAAGTCTTTGAAGGTGTCTGGGACTTGTTGGCGGCGAGTTTGTCGAAGCACGAGATCGATCTGGCCCTGGGCGCGGAAGCGCCGGACACGGACGAAATCGTGGCAATTCGTGATTGCTGCTGGGAGGACACGAGCCACGTGATCGTTTCGTCCGCGCACCCTCTCAGGCGTCGTCGAAAGTTGACGCTCGCCGATACCCTTCACGAGAAATGGACGATCCCGCCGCCCGGCACCGGACCGCATCAGCACCTCGAGAGTGTGTTCGCCGAGCAAGGCCTCGGCATGCCCGACGTGATCGTCAGAACGCGTTCGATCACGGTGCTCAAGAGCCTTGTCGTCGATTCCGGGTTTCTGAGCTGGATGGCCGAGCCGATGTTCGAGCCGGAGCGGCGTGCCGGTCTCATTGCTCCGCTTTCGATCGCCGGGGTCGATGGGAGGCGAAGGCTGGTGGCGTTTCGGCGCCGGCGGGGTCTTCTGGCCGTTCCGGCCGTGAAGCTGCTGGACGAGTTGAGGCGGCTGACGTCGGCGGGAAGTCGCAAGCGCTGA
- a CDS encoding VOC family protein: MKLLSFGQPVGGIVQAAYTVENIDAAMQHYVEALNIGPWFVSGPFVPAKGFYRGEPTDMSLTLAVAFTGHMMVELIEQHDTKPSVYQETIKVKGHGFHHWAICSKDFDSDVARYEAAGYPVIFSDISPRGVRIVYVDTRRDLPGMLEIIETTEALEGIYHGYFAAAQDWDGKDPIRRWSLKTGTSK, from the coding sequence ATGAAACTACTTTCCTTCGGTCAACCCGTCGGCGGGATTGTTCAGGCCGCGTACACGGTCGAGAACATCGACGCCGCGATGCAGCACTACGTCGAGGCGCTCAATATCGGACCGTGGTTCGTGAGCGGGCCTTTTGTCCCCGCCAAGGGCTTTTACCGCGGCGAACCAACCGACATGAGCCTCACACTCGCCGTCGCGTTCACCGGCCACATGATGGTTGAGCTGATCGAGCAGCACGACACCAAGCCGTCCGTCTATCAGGAGACCATCAAGGTCAAAGGACACGGCTTTCATCACTGGGCAATTTGCTCCAAGGACTTCGATTCTGACGTCGCGCGCTATGAAGCGGCCGGCTATCCCGTCATCTTCTCCGACATTTCCCCGCGTGGCGTGCGGATCGTTTATGTCGATACGCGACGAGACCTGCCGGGGATGTTGGAGATTATTGAGACCACGGAGGCGCTTGAAGGAATCTATCACGGCTACTTCGCCGCGGCACAGGATTGGGACGGCAAGGATCCGATCCGGCGTTGGTCGTTGAAGACGGGAACTTCGAAATGA